GGCATGATCGCCAGCTTCTCGCGCGCTTTGACTGAAGGCCTGTCGGCACAGCAAAGCGACGACGCGTTCAACGGCACCATCGCAGACACGATCGACAGCATCTATCAGGCATCCATTGCCGGGTAAGCATCTGCTTTGATTGCATTTTGAAACGGCTCGCAGTTTTGCGGGCCGTTTTCCTATTGAACGTGCGAAAAACTTTCCAACCGATTCGTTTTTGGGATTCACAAGCCGAATCACCTGTGGCATAGTTCTCTTGCACCGCCCGAAAAGAGGTGGGCAAGAGGCAGTACATACAGGCGGGAAACCTATGGGCGCACCTCGCGCACAAGCTGGAATTGGTGGAGTTATCTACTTTGTTGGGGCCGTTGGCCTTGGCTTATACTTCACCTTTGCCAGCGTGCAGGGCGACTATGGATTGTTCCGGCGCGTACAGATCGAGGCCGAGACGCATGCGCTTTTGAAAGAGCGTGATGCGCTCTCGGCTCAGATCGTCGAGCTGCGCAACAAGACCAAGCGCCTGTCGGATGATTTCCTTGATCTGGATCTGCTGGACGAACAAGCCCGCAATGTGCTGGGTGTAGTTCGCGCGGACGAAGTCGTATTGCGCTGACCGTCGCGCGTCTTCCCTTTCAAGTCATTTAAAAATGCAAGCCTTGCATTTGGCGCAACCCTGCCCCGCGCAAGGTTCTGCAAGTTTTTGTCGACCCATGAGCGTGAAGTCTGTATAAGATAGTTTAACACTAAACTATTATCAAAAGCCAAATGACGCCAGGAGGAGGACGCCACATGGCCGCCCGGAAAAGCGCTCCGAAAAAGACCGCTAAATCAAACACATCCAAAGAAGAGCTTCTTGAATACTACCGCGAGATGCTTCTGATCCGTCGATTCGAAGAAAAGTCCGGCCAGCTTTACGGCATGGGCCTGATCGGCGGGTTCTGTCACCTTTACATCGGACAAGAAGCCGTTGTCGTTGGGCTGGAAGCCGCCGCGAAGGAAGGCGACAAACGCCTGACATCCTATCGCGACCACGGCCACATGTTGGCCTGTGGCATGGACCCGAAAGGTGTCATGGCCGAGCTGACGGGCCGCGAAGGCGGCTATTCGCGCGGCAAAGGCGGCTCGATGCACATGTTCTCGAAAGAGAAACATTTTTACGGCGGTCACGGGATCGTTGGTGCGCAGGTTCCGATCGGTACTGGTCTGGCATTTGCGGACAAGTATCTGGACAATGGCGGCGTAACTTTCGCCTATTTCGGTGACGGCGCGGCCAACCAAGGTCAGGTTTACGAAAGCTTCAACATGGCGTCGCTGTGGCAGCTTCCGGTGATCTACGTGATCGAAAACAACCAGTACGCCATGGGTACCTCTCTGCAGCGTGCCAGCTCGACCCCTGACATCTATACCCGCGGCGCATCGTTCGGCATTCCCGGCGAAGCTGTCGATGGCATGGATGTTCTGGCCGTGAAAGAAGCTGGCGAACGCGCCACAGAACACTGCCGTTCAGGCAATGGCCCCTACATTCTGGAAATGAAAACCTATCGCTATCGCGGCCACTCGATGTCGGATCCGGCAAAGTACCGCACCCGCGAAGAGGTTCAGAAAGTCCGAGAAGAACGCGACGCCATCGAACATGTGCGCGAGCTTCTGTTGCAAGGCAAACATGTGTCCGAAGATGACCTGAAGGCCATCGATAAAGAGATCAAGGCCGTCGTAAATGACGCCGCCGAGTTCTCGAAAACCAGCCCCGAGCCCGCGCTCGAGGAGCTGTGGACCGATATTTACGCCTGATCCGGACAGAGGAGAGAAGATATGGCTATTGAAGTACTGATGCCCGCCCTGTCCCCCACGATGGAGGAAGGCACGCTGGCCAAATGGCTGGTTAAAGAAGGTGACGAGGTCGCATCGGGCGACATCCTTGCCGAGATCGAAACCGACAAAGCGACGATGGAGTTTGAAGCTGTTGATGAAGGCATCATCGGCAAAATCCTGATCGCCGATGGCACGGAAGGCGTGAAAGTGAATACGCCCATCGCCGTGCTGATCGAAGAAGGCGAAAGCGCCGATGATGTGGCGTCGACCCCTGCCCCGGCAGCGGAAGCCCCTGCAGCAGCGGCTCCGGCGGCAGCCCCTGTGGCGGCGCAGCCCATCGTATCGGAAGATCTATCCGACCCGGAAATCCCGGAAGGCACCGAAATGCGCTCGACCACCGTGCGTGAAGCACTGCGTGACGCGATGGCCGAAGAAATGCGCTCGGACGACACTGTTTTCCTGATGGGGGAAGAGGTCGCGGAATACCAAGGCGCCTATAAGGTCAGCCAAGGTCTGCTGGACGAATTCGGCGCCCGACGCGTGATCGACACGCCGATCACCGAGCACGGCTTTGCCGGTCTGGCAACGGGTGCCGCGATGGGCGGTCTGAAACCGATTGTCGAGTTCATGACCTTCAACTTCGCCATGCAGGCGATTGACCACATCATCAACACCGCCGCCAAGACCCGCTATATGTCGGGCGGTCAAATGACCTGCCCGATCGTCTTCCGCGGCCCGAACGGCGCAGCAGCCCGCGTGGGTGCTCAGCACTCGCAGGATTATGCGGCATGGTATGCGCAGATCCCCGGCCTCTATGTCGCGATGCCGTATTCTGCTGCGGATGCAAAAGGTCTGATGAAAACAGCAATCCGCGAAGAGACCCCCGTTGTGTTCCTGGAAAACGAGCTGCTTTACGGCCAAAGCTTCGAAGTGCCGGTGATGGACGACTATGCGATCCCGTTCGGCAAGGCGCGCATCTGGCGTGAAGGCTCGGATGTGACCATCGTCAGCTTCGGCATCGGCATGAAATACGCACTGGAAGCGGCTGACAAGCTGGCTGAAGACGGTATCTCGGCCGAAGTAATCGACCTGCGCACCCTGCGCCCGATCGATTATGACACGGTGATCCGCTCGGTCCAGAAAACCAACCGCTGTATCACGGTGGAAGAAGGCTGGCCGGTGGCGTCTATCGGCAACCACATCACCGCTCAGATCATGGAACGCGCTTTCGATTACCTTGATGCGCCGGTGATCAATCTGACGGGCAAAGATGTTCCGATGCCTTACGCTGCGAACCTTGAAAAGCTTGCGCTTGTAACCACCGCCGAGGTGGTAGAGGCCGCCAAAGCTGTAACCTATCGTTAAGGAGACCGAGACATGGCAACCGAAATTCTCATGCCCGCCCTGTCCCCCACGATGGAGGAAGGCACGCTGGCCAAATGGCTGGTCAAAGAAGGTGACGAGGTCGCGTCTGGTGATCTTCTCGCTGAAATCGAAACCGACAAGGCGACGATGGAGTTCGAAGCCGTTGATGAAGGTATCATCGGCAAGATCCTTGTGGCTGAAGGCACCGAGGCGGTTAGAGTAAACACCGCCATCGCAGTCCTGCTTGAAGACGGCGAAAGCGCCGACGACATCGTCGCCAGCGCACCCGCAGCGCCTGCCGCAACTGAAGCCGCCCCTGCGGCGGCCGAGGCAGCGGCACCTGCCGCATCGGCCCCTGCAGCGCCTGCTCCGCAAGCTGCTGATGGCACACGCATTTTCGCGTCCCCCCTCGCCCGTCGCATTGCGGCTGACAAGGGTCTGGACTTGACGCAGATCGCTGGAACAGGTCCGAAAGGCCGGATCGTGAAGGCGGATGTGGAAGGTGCAACCGCAGCTCCGAAAGCGGCGCCTGTGGCGGCACCGGCAGCTGCGCCTGCTGCTGCGGCTCCGACTGGCCCCTCAACCGATATGGTTGCGGCCATGTATCAGGACCGCGAGTACGAGGAAATCACCCTCGACGGGATGCGCAAAACGATTGCCGCCCGCCTGTCGGAAGCCAAGCAGACCATTCCGCATTTCTATTTGCGTCGTGATATCAAGCTGGACGCCCTTCTGGCCTTCCGTAGCCAGTTGAACAAACAGCTGGAAGCGCGTGGCGTGAAACTGTCGGTTAATGACTTCATCATCAAGGCTGTCGCCAACGCGCTGCAGCAAGTGCCGGAAGCCAACGCCGTCTGGGCGGGTGACCGCGTATTGCAGATGAAGGCCTCGGACGTGGCGGTTGCTGTCGCGATCGAGGGTGGCCTGT
The Aliiroseovarius pelagivivens DNA segment above includes these coding regions:
- a CDS encoding pyruvate dehydrogenase complex dihydrolipoamide acetyltransferase; amino-acid sequence: MATEILMPALSPTMEEGTLAKWLVKEGDEVASGDLLAEIETDKATMEFEAVDEGIIGKILVAEGTEAVRVNTAIAVLLEDGESADDIVASAPAAPAATEAAPAAAEAAAPAASAPAAPAPQAADGTRIFASPLARRIAADKGLDLTQIAGTGPKGRIVKADVEGATAAPKAAPVAAPAAAPAAAAPTGPSTDMVAAMYQDREYEEITLDGMRKTIAARLSEAKQTIPHFYLRRDIKLDALLAFRSQLNKQLEARGVKLSVNDFIIKAVANALQQVPEANAVWAGDRVLQMKASDVAVAVAIEGGLFTPVLQDADQKSLSSLSSQMKDLASRARERKLAPTEYQGGSFAISNLGMFGIDNFDAIVNPPHAGILAVGSGVKKPVVGADGELTTATVMSVTMSVDHRVIDGAVGANLLKAIVDNLENPLTMLA
- a CDS encoding pyruvate dehydrogenase complex E1 component subunit beta, which produces MAIEVLMPALSPTMEEGTLAKWLVKEGDEVASGDILAEIETDKATMEFEAVDEGIIGKILIADGTEGVKVNTPIAVLIEEGESADDVASTPAPAAEAPAAAAPAAAPVAAQPIVSEDLSDPEIPEGTEMRSTTVREALRDAMAEEMRSDDTVFLMGEEVAEYQGAYKVSQGLLDEFGARRVIDTPITEHGFAGLATGAAMGGLKPIVEFMTFNFAMQAIDHIINTAAKTRYMSGGQMTCPIVFRGPNGAAARVGAQHSQDYAAWYAQIPGLYVAMPYSAADAKGLMKTAIREETPVVFLENELLYGQSFEVPVMDDYAIPFGKARIWREGSDVTIVSFGIGMKYALEAADKLAEDGISAEVIDLRTLRPIDYDTVIRSVQKTNRCITVEEGWPVASIGNHITAQIMERAFDYLDAPVINLTGKDVPMPYAANLEKLALVTTAEVVEAAKAVTYR
- the pdhA gene encoding pyruvate dehydrogenase (acetyl-transferring) E1 component subunit alpha translates to MAARKSAPKKTAKSNTSKEELLEYYREMLLIRRFEEKSGQLYGMGLIGGFCHLYIGQEAVVVGLEAAAKEGDKRLTSYRDHGHMLACGMDPKGVMAELTGREGGYSRGKGGSMHMFSKEKHFYGGHGIVGAQVPIGTGLAFADKYLDNGGVTFAYFGDGAANQGQVYESFNMASLWQLPVIYVIENNQYAMGTSLQRASSTPDIYTRGASFGIPGEAVDGMDVLAVKEAGERATEHCRSGNGPYILEMKTYRYRGHSMSDPAKYRTREEVQKVREERDAIEHVRELLLQGKHVSEDDLKAIDKEIKAVVNDAAEFSKTSPEPALEELWTDIYA
- a CDS encoding FtsB family cell division protein; the encoded protein is MGAPRAQAGIGGVIYFVGAVGLGLYFTFASVQGDYGLFRRVQIEAETHALLKERDALSAQIVELRNKTKRLSDDFLDLDLLDEQARNVLGVVRADEVVLR